A window of the Streptomyces finlayi genome harbors these coding sequences:
- a CDS encoding MFS transporter, which translates to MGRRPTLIIGLVGYALASALAGSAGDSLILVVARLLQGVAGALVTPSALALVVSGFTDAKERRTAFGVYAVIAGGGSALGLAAGGWLLEILMWRWSLYTGVALAVIILVGALTLPRDAPRRTDARPDTVGTLLGTGGLLALTYGLSEGEPRGWTVPLVVVPLVLGIILLVVFLAWQTTRTESIPAATVASSEVRGHDRLGCFLAMLLAGVGALLSFAVLAFSLPSVGGYAPVMVGAAFLPMIVALVIGSTQVSARLMGRVAPRVLIVPGLVITAVGMLFLTGLEADAAYAAQILPGMVLTGFGTGLAFMPLLAVATAAVGPHRAGAVSAAITAAQHLGLMLGSAVLSTVVTASLHAVPAEELTGELLGAYTATLPWAIGSVLLAGLMAGLVITVKAPGGRRG; encoded by the coding sequence GTGGGGCGCAGACCCACTCTGATCATCGGCCTCGTCGGATACGCGCTCGCCTCCGCGCTCGCCGGCTCGGCCGGCGATTCGCTCATCCTGGTGGTGGCGCGTCTGCTGCAGGGTGTCGCCGGCGCGCTGGTGACGCCGTCCGCTCTCGCCCTGGTGGTCAGCGGTTTCACCGATGCGAAGGAACGGCGCACGGCATTCGGCGTCTACGCCGTGATCGCGGGCGGCGGCTCGGCGCTGGGACTGGCCGCCGGTGGATGGCTCCTCGAGATCCTGATGTGGCGGTGGTCCCTGTACACCGGCGTCGCCCTCGCCGTGATCATCCTCGTCGGCGCGCTGACGCTGCCGCGCGACGCCCCCCGCCGCACCGACGCCCGCCCCGACACGGTCGGGACGCTGCTCGGTACCGGCGGACTCCTCGCCCTCACCTACGGCCTGTCCGAAGGGGAGCCGCGCGGCTGGACGGTCCCGCTGGTCGTGGTGCCGCTCGTGCTGGGCATCATCCTGCTCGTGGTCTTCCTGGCGTGGCAGACCACGCGGACGGAGTCCATCCCCGCGGCGACCGTCGCCTCGTCCGAGGTCAGAGGCCATGACCGCCTCGGCTGCTTCCTCGCCATGCTCCTGGCCGGCGTCGGTGCCCTGCTCTCGTTCGCGGTCCTGGCCTTCTCTCTCCCAAGCGTCGGCGGATACGCCCCCGTCATGGTCGGTGCGGCTTTTCTGCCCATGATCGTCGCGCTCGTCATCGGCTCCACGCAGGTGTCCGCGCGCCTGATGGGCCGGGTCGCGCCCCGGGTCCTGATCGTGCCGGGGCTGGTGATCACGGCCGTCGGAATGCTGTTCCTGACCGGCCTGGAGGCGGATGCCGCCTACGCGGCCCAGATCCTGCCCGGCATGGTCCTGACCGGCTTCGGCACGGGTCTGGCCTTCATGCCGCTCCTCGCCGTCGCCACCGCGGCCGTCGGCCCGCACCGCGCGGGAGCCGTGTCCGCGGCCATCACGGCGGCCCAGCACCTGGGTCTCATGCTGGGCTCGGCGGTGCTCAGCACGGTCGTCACGGCCAGCTTGCACGCGGTGCCGGCCGAGGAGCTCACCGGCGAACTGCTCGGTGCCTACACCGCCACACTCCCCTGGGCGATCGGCAGCGTGCTCCTCGCCGGCCTGATGGCCGGTCTGGTGATCACCGTGAAGGCACCCGGGGGACGGCGGGGCTGA
- a CDS encoding VOC family protein yields the protein MTEAAERRTPGTPCWVSLMVHGLTGTQEFYAALFGWEFRPGPAQLGPYVRALLDGKEVAGLGQLAPDRHLPIAWTTYLATDDADLTAETIRSCGGTVAVGPLDAGEAGRLAIASDPSGAVFGLWQAAAHLGTALEGAPGTPVWNELVTRETATVGKFYQAVFGFETEAEVSADFDYQTLRLDGRPVASMHGVGHALPRDRGPHWMTHFEVADTDEAAARVVELGGHVLQPPADGATGRLATVSDPEGALFTIVRSAAR from the coding sequence ATGACCGAGGCTGCCGAGCGGCGCACACCCGGAACGCCGTGCTGGGTAAGTCTGATGGTGCACGGGCTGACGGGCACCCAGGAGTTCTACGCGGCCCTGTTCGGCTGGGAGTTCCGGCCGGGGCCCGCTCAGCTGGGACCGTACGTCCGGGCACTGCTCGACGGCAAGGAGGTCGCGGGGCTCGGACAGCTGGCCCCCGACCGGCACCTGCCGATCGCCTGGACGACCTATCTCGCCACCGACGACGCCGACCTCACCGCGGAGACGATCCGTTCCTGCGGGGGAACGGTCGCGGTCGGGCCCCTCGACGCGGGCGAGGCCGGCCGGCTGGCCATCGCCTCCGACCCGAGCGGGGCGGTCTTCGGTCTCTGGCAGGCAGCCGCCCACCTCGGTACGGCCCTGGAGGGCGCCCCGGGGACCCCGGTCTGGAACGAGCTGGTGACCCGGGAGACCGCGACGGTCGGCAAGTTCTACCAGGCGGTCTTCGGCTTCGAGACGGAGGCGGAGGTCTCCGCCGACTTCGACTACCAGACACTGCGCCTGGACGGCCGCCCCGTGGCCTCGATGCATGGTGTGGGGCACGCGCTGCCGCGCGACCGGGGACCGCACTGGATGACCCACTTCGAGGTCGCCGACACCGACGAGGCCGCGGCCCGGGTGGTCGAGCTCGGCGGGCACGTCCTGCAGCCCCCGGCCGACGGCGCGACGGGGCGGCTGGCGACCGTCTCGGACCCGGAGGGCGCGCTCTTCACGATCGTACGGTCGGCCGCTCGCTGA
- a CDS encoding sulfurtransferase, whose translation MKPIITASECASESAGPRPPVLLDIRWQLGGPHGRPDYEAGHLPGAVFVDLDAELAGPAGKGGRHPLPDPEEFGAVMRRAGVSRDTPVVVYDGGQGWAAARAWWLLRWTGHLDVRVLDGGLAAWSGELSTGTPTPAEGDFRPEPGALPLLDADAAAALARSGLLLDARAAERYRGDVEPIDRVGGHIPGAVSAPTAENVGEDGRFLPAERLAARFGGLGADGDAGAIGVYCGSGVSGAHEVLALELAGHRAALYAGSWSEWSSDASRPVATGPDPQ comes from the coding sequence ATGAAGCCCATCATCACCGCATCCGAATGTGCGAGCGAGTCGGCGGGGCCACGTCCGCCGGTGCTCCTGGACATCCGCTGGCAACTGGGTGGTCCGCACGGCCGCCCCGACTACGAAGCCGGGCACCTGCCCGGTGCGGTCTTCGTCGATCTCGACGCGGAGCTCGCGGGACCGGCGGGCAAGGGCGGCCGGCACCCCCTGCCCGACCCGGAGGAGTTCGGGGCGGTGATGCGCCGCGCCGGGGTCTCCCGCGACACCCCCGTGGTGGTCTACGACGGTGGTCAGGGCTGGGCCGCGGCCCGAGCCTGGTGGCTGCTGCGCTGGACCGGGCATCTTGACGTCAGGGTGCTGGACGGCGGTCTCGCGGCCTGGTCCGGCGAGCTCTCGACCGGGACGCCGACGCCCGCCGAGGGCGACTTCCGGCCGGAGCCGGGGGCGCTGCCGCTGCTCGACGCGGATGCGGCCGCCGCACTCGCCCGTTCCGGGCTGCTGCTCGACGCGCGGGCCGCCGAGCGCTACCGAGGTGACGTGGAGCCGATCGACCGGGTCGGCGGTCATATTCCGGGCGCCGTCTCGGCGCCGACGGCGGAGAACGTCGGCGAGGACGGCCGGTTCCTGCCGGCCGAGCGGCTTGCCGCACGGTTCGGCGGGCTGGGAGCCGACGGGGACGCCGGTGCGATCGGCGTCTACTGCGGTTCGGGAGTCTCCGGTGCCCACGAGGTGCTGGCGCTGGAGCTCGCCGGACACCGGGCGGCTCTGTACGCGGGCTCCTGGTCCGAGTGGTCCTCCGACGCGTCCCGGCCGGTCGCGACGGGCCCGGACCCGCAGTAA